One genomic segment of Bifidobacterium breve DSM 20213 = JCM 1192 includes these proteins:
- a CDS encoding zinc-dependent metalloprotease — MDDNAIHEWLIKCFGPIQGEMAWQQIGQLPEEIRAQMMSQDPSRLPDPAEVQQMMAAFSAGGLNTMGDMQRTVEEGPINVKLAKSIALQQANASGSQPSVSAVDGEAARRAMSEANLWLDTACEFDPAPGEPDVLTRAGWVEGTIDQWAKFAAPVAESMNDALASVISERLGGMLGNGEVAGMFAGPVPIPIPDGMKDPGQLMKLLGNTSFAMQLGHAAGNLSHEVHGSFDQGISLLKNPAGGLIAQNATEYAKLLNGEAPAEATDETSETTNPIGFTSAATSAGTIDNSDSSETSTTVESSDDANAADTAAFEEAFAGFDSNDKIPESEVLSFLALQEMAHARLYASVPWLMPRFEALIGKYARGISIDLDAMEEQLRDATSMDPESISGAVNLTKVGIPDTPEQREALASLESLLAMVEGWVDCVVWRAGMAHLPHIEQLREMMRRERAMGGPAERTFESLLGLQLRPKRMREAAGLWEMITVAEGPDGRDAKWSHPDLLPALPGDKPADGVATESSDSSQSSVNAGSATSHPATDGKTDNIDWDAELSKLLGEDGSDGPDTPDQPDNPQQPNE; from the coding sequence ATGGACGACAACGCGATTCACGAATGGCTGATCAAGTGCTTCGGCCCGATTCAGGGAGAAATGGCTTGGCAACAGATCGGCCAGCTGCCAGAGGAGATTCGCGCGCAGATGATGAGCCAGGATCCGAGCCGTCTGCCAGATCCTGCGGAAGTCCAGCAGATGATGGCAGCGTTCAGTGCCGGCGGCCTGAACACCATGGGCGATATGCAGCGCACGGTCGAAGAGGGACCGATCAACGTCAAGCTCGCCAAATCAATCGCATTGCAGCAGGCCAACGCTTCCGGCTCTCAGCCCAGCGTGTCCGCAGTGGACGGTGAAGCCGCTCGACGTGCTATGAGCGAGGCGAATCTGTGGCTGGACACGGCATGCGAGTTCGATCCCGCTCCCGGAGAGCCCGATGTGCTCACCCGCGCCGGATGGGTGGAAGGCACCATCGACCAATGGGCCAAATTCGCCGCTCCCGTGGCCGAGTCGATGAACGACGCTTTGGCCTCGGTGATTTCCGAGCGCCTCGGCGGCATGCTTGGCAACGGCGAAGTGGCCGGCATGTTCGCAGGCCCAGTGCCGATTCCGATTCCTGACGGCATGAAGGATCCCGGCCAACTCATGAAATTGCTGGGCAACACGTCCTTTGCCATGCAGCTGGGTCATGCGGCTGGCAATCTGAGCCATGAAGTGCATGGCAGCTTCGATCAGGGCATCTCTCTGCTGAAGAACCCTGCCGGTGGCCTGATAGCCCAGAACGCCACCGAATACGCCAAATTGCTGAATGGCGAGGCACCTGCGGAAGCCACTGACGAGACAAGTGAAACAACCAATCCCATTGGCTTCACTTCGGCCGCAACCAGTGCTGGCACGATTGACAATTCCGATTCGAGCGAAACCAGCACAACCGTCGAGTCCTCGGATGACGCAAACGCCGCAGACACCGCCGCATTCGAGGAAGCATTCGCCGGATTCGACTCCAACGATAAGATTCCCGAGTCCGAGGTGCTGTCTTTCCTTGCGCTGCAGGAAATGGCCCATGCCCGCCTCTATGCTTCGGTTCCTTGGCTGATGCCCCGGTTTGAAGCACTCATCGGCAAGTATGCGCGTGGCATCTCCATTGATTTGGATGCCATGGAAGAACAACTGCGCGATGCCACTTCCATGGATCCTGAATCGATTTCCGGAGCGGTGAATCTCACCAAAGTAGGCATCCCCGATACGCCTGAACAGCGTGAAGCGCTGGCATCGTTGGAATCATTGCTGGCCATGGTTGAAGGCTGGGTGGATTGCGTGGTGTGGCGTGCCGGCATGGCTCACCTTCCGCATATCGAGCAGCTGCGCGAAATGATGCGCCGCGAGCGTGCAATGGGAGGCCCAGCGGAACGCACTTTCGAGAGCCTGCTCGGCCTGCAACTACGCCCTAAGCGCATGCGTGAAGCCGCCGGCCTGTGGGAGATGATCACGGTGGCCGAGGGGCCGGACGGACGTGATGCCAAATGGTCGCACCCGGATTTGCTGCCGGCCTTGCCTGGTGACAAGCCCGCGGATGGCGTTGCGACCGAATCGAGTGATTCGTCTCAATCCTCCGTCAATGCCGGTAGCGCTACTTCGCACCCTGCAACGGATGGCAAGACCGACAACATCGACTGGGATGCCGAACTGTCCAAACTGCTCGGCGAAGATGGCAGCGACGGCCCGGATACCCCGGACCAGCCCGACAATCCTCAACAGCCGAATGAGTGA